The genomic region CAGAGTaggtctgttcttttttttttcttgtttttgtaaatggACGGCAGTGATGCTGTTTCTgtgaccacagaccactttACGGTGGTCGTGTGTTGCTGAAACACTTAAAATCTGTGGGTTCCTTTATTAAATATTCATCAACTGAGCAACTTGGTATCAAAGCTGCAACATTACTAGTGCAACCAGTTATTCAATTTAATGTTATCACTATAGCAccatgtcaaaaataaaggtcaTGTAGGGCTAACTAAGCAAACAGACCCAAGTCACATTGTTTTACATTGAGTCAAACTCAATTCACCGGATTCCATTGAATCAAATTAATTTCAGTACAATTAAATTATAACTTGGTCACTTCTTTTCACAAGGGGCTAAtctgtgtttcattttatttttttatttgacactTTTACCCACAGTGGAAAGCCATTAAATGGGcctaaattaaatatatacattatacgTTTCTAATGCtaaataacacatttaaaacagattttcaaGGGCTTAGATATTATCTCGTTTACTTAACCACTGTCTAATCAGAAGCTGATTACTTGGCCCTTTTAGCCAAAATTTTTGCAATTTTACCTtcaacattaacattttaactAATACAGATTTACCAGTACGATAATTACTCGAGACTGGTTGTTAAAAAGTTGTTCGTGCCCTTTAAAGACAAGCAGCATGTAGTCGGAAAGTACATTCTGCCCAGTGTAGATTAGATCATATATTATATCTTGAAGCTTTGGCATACTGTAACGTAAAATGTGGTAAATGTCTATGTCAGAAGTAAGATGTTTCCTTGCTGAGGAGATACGGACAACTAGGGCTCACTGTGTCAGAGTAACATTGCATTTTATATAAAACGTCTTGTCCTTACAATGAAAGACAAACCCTCTTGAAATCGAGAAGAACCAGTGTTGTTATCTGTCATCCTATCATTTCAGAAATATCTGTTTAAACCTATAACCAAAATGATAGCCTTGCTGGTTTGTCTTGTTAAAATCAGAATGATTGAGCAATTCAGAAAATAATCTGGAAACcgattaaaaagaaacaaaaaaaaaaattgttttgctcTCTTGAAATTAGCCTGGAAAATTTCTGGATATTTGTAAACTGGGTCATTAAATGACATAAAGCAGAGATATAACCCCGCTTAGTAAATTCATGCCGAGAttgtatttttcaaataaaaataaaaatagtacaGCAAAGTAAAAGGTGTTGGTTAATGTGTTTATAAATCGAAAATGGTGATAGTTCATTTTAtgagctaaaaaaaacattagatttttcagtatttgaccagCTGATCATTAATCAGAGCTTATCAAGGAAACAGAGGCCAACAGAATGATGCATTTCTACTTtctttttcataaaaacaataGGCATTTagacagtacagaccaaaagtttggacacaccttctcattcaaagagttgtctttattttcatgactatgaatattgtagcttcacactgaaggcatcaaaactatgaattaacacatgtggagttatatactgaacaaaaaagtgtgaaaaaactgaaaatatgtcttatattctaggttcttcaaagtagccaccttttgctttgatttctgctccgcacactcttggcattctgttgatgagcttcaagaggtagtcacctgaaatggttttcacttcacaggtgtgccctgtcaggtttaataagtgagatttcaagccttataaatggggttgggacgatcagctgtgttgtgcaggaggtggatacagtacacagctgatagtcctactgaatagactgtcagaatttgtattatggcaagaaaaaagcagctaagtaaagaaaaacgagtggccatcattactttaagaaatgaaggtcagtcagtccgaacaattgggaaaactttgaaagtgtccccaagtgcagtcgcaaaaaccattaagtgctacaaagaaactggctcacttgaggaccgccccaggaaaggaagaccaagagtcacctctgctgcggatgataagttcatccgagtcaccagcctcagaaatcgcaggttaacagcagctcagattagagaacaggtcaatgccacacagagttctagcagcagacacatctctagaacaactgttaagaggagattgtgtgaatcaggccttcatggtaaaatagctgctaggaaaccactgctgaggacaggcaacaagcagaagagacttgtttgggttaaaaacacaaggaatggacattagaccagtggaaatctgtgctttggtctgatgagtccaagtttgagatctttgttccaaccaccgtgtctttgtgcggcgcagaagaggtgaacggatggactctacatgcctggttcccaccgtgaagcatggaggaggaggtgtgatggtgtgggggtgctttgctggtgacactgttggggatttattcaaaattgaaggcatactgaaccagcatggctaccacagcatcttgcagcggcatgctatgccatccggtttgcgtttagttggaccatcatttatttttcaacaagacaatgaccccaaacacacctccaagctgtataaggactatttgaccaagaaggagagtgatggggtgctgcaccagatgacctggcctccacagtcaccggacctgaacccaattgagatggtttggggtgagctggaccacagagtgaaggcaaaagggccaacaagtgctaagcatctctgggagatccttcaagactgttggaaaaccatttcaggtgactacctcttgaagctcatcaacagaatgccaagagtgtgtggagcagtaatcaaagaaaaaggtggctactttgaagaacctagaatataagacatattttcagttgtttcacacttttttgttcagtatataattccacacatgttaattcatagttttgatgccttcagagtgaagctacaatattcatagtcatgaaaataaagacaactctttgaatgagaaggtgtgtccaaacttttggtctgtactgtaaacaATTCATTATTGTCCATTTAAAGTGGTGTCTACATATATACAGgggctggacaatgaaactgaaacacctgtgattttagtgtgggaggtttcatgtctaaattggaccagcctggtagccagtcttcattgattgcacattgcaccagtaagagcagagtgtgaaggttcaattagcagggtaagagcacagttttgctcaaaatattgaaatgcacacaacattaatgggtgacataccagagttcaaaagaggacaaattattggtgcatgtcttgctggcgcatctgtgaccaagacagcaagtctttgtgatgtatcaagagccacggtatccagggtaatgtcagcataccaccaagaaggacgaaccacatccaacacgaataactgtggacgcaagaggaagctgtctgaaagggatgttcgggtgctaacctggattgtatccaaaaaacataaaaccacggctgcccacatcacggcagaattaaatgtgcacctcaactctcctgtttccaccacaactgtccgtcgggagctccacagggtcaatatacacggccgggttgccaatgccaaacgtcggtttcaatggtgcaaggagcgcaaatcttgggctgtggacaatgtgaaacatgtattgttctctgatgagtccacctttactgttttccccacatccgggagagttacggtgtggagaagccccaaagaagcgtaccacccagactgttgcatgcccagagcgaagcatgggggtggatcagtgatggtttgggctgacatatcatggcattcccttggcccaatactgtgctagatgggcacgtcactgccaaggactactgaaccattcttgaggaccatgtgcatccaatggttcaaacattgtatcctgaaggtggtgccgtgtatcaggatgacaatgcaccaatatacacagcaagactggtgaaagattggtttgatgaacatgaaagtgaagttgaacatctcccatgacctgcacagtcaccagatctaaatattattgccactttggggtgttttggaggagcgagtcaggaaacgttttcctccaccagtatcacgtagtgacctggccactatcctgcaagaagaatggcttaaaatccctctgaccactgtgcaggacttgtatatgtcattcccaagacgaattgacgctgtattggccgcaaaaggaggccctacaccatactaataaattattgtggtctaaaaccaggtgtttcagtttcattgtccaacccttgtaacTCAATGTTGATCAGTGAGACTTTTCATTGTATGtaatttttgtaatgtttttttattttattttaccttttcttccacttcaggTTTTTCGTCTACACATCCTGTGTGAGCCACAGTCATGGTGTGCATTCCCTGCATTGTGATTCCTGTCCTGTTGTGGGTCTACAAGAGGTTCCTGGAACCCATCATCTATCCTGTCATTTCACCCTTTATTAATGCATTCTGGAACAAAAAAGCTGTAACGGACACAAGTACCCCTCAGAAAGACGCTGAAAAGAGTAATGGGACTTACAAGGTGAGGGTATGACAGACATAGGTTTTTATTGTACTATtgtaatacatgtaaaatgaacctcatgttattaatgtttttaactgcagctCTTACAAAAATCAAATTTCTGTGTTTCAGGCTGAAAGCAACGGCGAGGGGACTGCAAATGGAGTTACTATAGCAGCTGATAAGAAGGCCGACTGAGTGCTGTCACTGTTTCTAATGCAACAAAGACTATGTAAATATTCCCATTGTATCATTTAGAGAAAACATGCATTGTCAGTCTTCTTCAAATAATGTGAATGCAAAGTTTTTGAAGTTCGTTCTCATCTAGTTGGCGTAGCTTCATGATGtgttatattttctgtttttaaattttagacCAAATGAAACAGATTTAAGCACTTTAATGAAAGCATAAAAGGACGCCTTCaaataaaagcttatttattacAAACCTGACCTGCTACTTTAAATACTTTAACATTGTGCACAAATTGCTTCAAAGACATCAAGGCttagtttattttatatataaaatatttgttttagtaTTGCTAATTGTAAAAATGGCTAGattgatccttttttttttttactgttatttgTTAAAGGAAATAAATGATTGTAATGGACTGACCATCctggaaatgtgtgcatttcctaagaaaataaaatggctATTTGTGTGAGATTCTCATCCCTTTAAACATACTTAAGGCATTTAGTTGCCTTGCAAAAAAATCTATGAATTCAGTATGGCTGTGATTAATAAAAGCTGTTTAATcagtcattaaaaaaacattgcagaTTGGCAACAATATTTGatgcaaattatttttaaaaagataatCAGGAGTTTTTAGAGAAGTATATTTTCTGAACAAGTAGTTTAAAGTGTAGAagattgtaaaacattttggtgTTTGAATAAAGCCCAGCTGTCTGGTAAACACTTGtgcttatttttattataaaaagtactcatagtatttttaatttaaacttaaCAGTTAATGtgtcttttcattttgaaatgaaataaagatGTATGAATGCATTGACTGAGTTGGTGCTCTCCCGCAAGATGTCATGTTCAATGTCACAAATGGCAACATTAATTAGAGTATCTCCCTTAGATGTTTAAAACTGACTTTCCAACATCATGTACTAATATCAATGCCACCCTAAGTAAAACTATATGTactgttttaaaatttattgtgAAAACATTTCAATCCACGGTATCAGTCCATAGGTATGATTGCATCATTGATGTCTGAGAAGGATTCAGGAGAAGTATTCATAAACACCATAATTACTTTTGGTGGAAATATCTGTAAAATCCTTGCTTAACggtacagccacaaacttcaaatacttttatttaaatctatgtgacagaccaactgGAAGAAGTGCATTAATggacaataattaaaaaatgtttttattgagcCTTCCTAAGTCAGTCACTATGTAGAACCATCTTTCACTGCAGCTACAGCTTCAAGtctgcacatctagagattaaaatgatttgtcattcttccttgcaaataGCTAAAACAAATTTAGTGGAGATCTTGTCAGTTAggtttaagtctggactttgactggaccattctagcACATGGATGTGTTGTGATCTAAACTTTCctttgtatctctggctgtatatttataGTTGCCCTGATGCATGTTGGACCTCTACCCTAGTGCCAAGTCTGTTGCATTCTCTAAAGATTTTCTACTACAGTTAACCTTTGTTCAGGTCCATCTacccatcaattctgaccagcttccctgcccaGCTGGATAAACTAGGAAAAGCCTCCCAATGACATGATACTGCAActgccatgttttactgtgggagTGGTGTGTTGATTTTCTACTAAACATTTTTCGAGAGTTCTAGTTCAAATTTGGTGTCATCTGATTATTAGGGGACCTCTGAAGGAAATTAGTtgcatggattttatttagaggtatcagagtaaagggacttttataaaaataaaaaaaaatggatatatggatgtttttccttccacttgaccATTAAGCATCACTTTTTGTTGtttcatcacataaaatcccaataaaagatatttaagtttatggttgtaacattaCAGTTGAAAAAAAGTTTAAGGATCATTAATGTATGACATAAAATGCTTGGGGCCAAAGAATTACCCCTGTGGTGCCCCACAAATGATAAAGTAATTGCAATTGCATTAAGATGTATATCTGAAATAAATCTCAAGTAAGCTTTAGAGATCTCTCAGTAAATTTTAAAGTAGACATACATTACTTTGCATTGCATTACGTTTAGAATGGAGTAAATAGTGTAAAAAACGGAAattgttttgcttatttttatattgaaaaaatatttaaagaaagcaCAGATTAAGATAAACAGAATGGAGAAATGTTGGTTGGTAACTGGATTTGATGATATTAATGACAACGACAGCAGTTGGGCCACAGAGTCTCATCATTTAAATCTCAAAAACAATATCCGTTCGTCTCAGTAAAAACCTTTCTGCTTTAAATTCAACCGAGCTTCATCATGGCGACTTCCACCTGCAGGGTTGCCAGATCTGATTGACGGTCTCCAGCCCAAACACTACGTAAAACCCGCCAACATCAGTAAAAACCAGCCCAAATCGTAACCCCACTTGACTATCataataaagatgttttttttttttaaataatgaagtTGCACTTGGGTTTCTGTGTTACAAGAGTTGCTACGAGCTTTCGAGTCATCTGGGACAGTGGCAATCCACGATTTTAGCTCCAGATCCTCTTATCCCTTTCTTTATATTTCTTAGTATTTCCCCCCTTGAGCATAATGCCTTCTCTCAACATCAAGTCAAAGCTTAAAAGAAATGGGCTTTAGGTCAAGTTAAACTACTAACCCTATTATGTTCTTTTACAATTGACATTAACCAATATAGTTTAGTAGCACTTGGTTAACCAATGACTGAATCCTctccatttcaaaataaatgaagtagTAATAAAAGTGCAAGGACACATTTTATTGAAAGCTGTACGTTTGTAATATTCTGTCATACCATTACAACTATTTTGATGGAATTTTATGAATGCTTTCTAAAACCCAccaaatttgtaaaaaacagcCCAAATTTGAACAACCAGCCCAATCTGGCAACACTGTCCACCTGCTTCCTAACCGACGACGTCACGGACGTAGAGGTTACCACTCACATTTCGTCATTACGCAATGGGTGGCGACGTGGAAAACATGGTGGAAAGGAGTACGTAGAGTGAGGCTAGCATTGTAAATGACTTTAATTTCAAATACTTCCCTCTGATGAActaaacacagcaaacagacgGTATAAAACTGCTTCCTTGCAGGGAAACACTTGGTTATTAACGCAGCTGGAAGCCAACAGGAGCCAGAGAAACTGCGAGAAGCTTTTATGACAGGTAAACGGAGCTGTCAGCTGATTGGAAACCAGGAGTAAACGTTAGCTTCTTTTCTCAAAAATAACTCGCTAACTAGCTGTGAAATCCTCCCTTCAACCACCAACTAACCACGATGTGTTTCAGTGCTGGTCGACACCAGTCAGTTTTCTTCGTTCACCGTCAGAGTTGCTGAGGCGCTCCCTAATTCCTTCAGTTAAAGCCAGAAACTCGCTAACGTTAACCGGGAGGATAAACTATTCTGAAGTTTGTCAGTGACGAAATGAACATAAGAAATGCATCATGCTAATATGTATTTATAAGCTTTTATTTCCACCGCGTGTCATTAGGTTAATACTGTAACAAGTACAATTTACAGTTTATGGTTGAAGACTACTGTGTACATCTGATGTGCTCTAATTCATTGTAGCCAGCTGCACCTGTTTACAGAAGGCGTGCCATTAAAAGACAACTAAAAACGTCCTGGTTGATAAGGCCCTATCCTGTTCTGAGTGTCTTCGATGAACAAATGGTCAGCGGTGGACTAGAGTGCATGTATAGCAGAGGGAGATGCAGAAACACATAGTGCA from Girardinichthys multiradiatus isolate DD_20200921_A chromosome 8, DD_fGirMul_XY1, whole genome shotgun sequence harbors:
- the LOC124872779 gene encoding UPF0729 protein C18orf32 homolog, producing the protein MVCIPCIVIPVLLWVYKRFLEPIIYPVISPFINAFWNKKAVTDTSTPQKDAEKSNGTYKAESNGEGTANGVTIAADKKAD